In Streptomyces sp. NBC_01408, one DNA window encodes the following:
- the rodA gene encoding rod shape-determining protein RodA, with protein MQTANKFSVSRYAPQRGTVARLTARDSVLRRLDWPILLSALALSFIGALLVWSATRNRTQLNQGDPYYFLFRHALNTGIGLVLMIGTIWLGHRTLRGAVPFLYGISLLLIIAVLTPLGATINGAHAWIVIGGGFSLQPSEFVKITIILVMAMLLATRVDAGDLSHPDHRTVVKALCLAAAPMGIVMLMPDLGSVMVMVVIVLGVLLGSGASNRWVLGLIGAGAGGAILIWQLGVLDEYQINRFAAFANPSLDPAGVGYNTNQARIAIGSGGLTGSGLFKGSQTTGQFVPEQQTDFVFTVAGEELGFVGAGLILVLLGIVLWRACMIARDTTELYGTIVCAGIIAWFAFQSFENIGMTLGIMPVAGLPLPFVSYGGSSMFAVWVAIGLLQSIKVQKPLSA; from the coding sequence ATGCAGACCGCCAACAAGTTCTCCGTCTCCCGGTACGCGCCCCAGCGCGGGACGGTGGCCAGGCTCACCGCCCGCGACTCGGTGCTGCGCCGGCTCGACTGGCCGATCCTCCTCAGCGCGCTGGCGCTGTCGTTCATCGGCGCCCTGCTCGTGTGGTCGGCGACCCGCAACCGGACCCAGCTGAACCAGGGCGACCCGTACTACTTCCTCTTCCGGCACGCCCTGAACACCGGCATCGGCCTCGTGCTGATGATCGGCACCATCTGGCTCGGCCACCGCACCCTGCGCGGCGCGGTCCCCTTCCTCTACGGGATCTCGCTGCTGCTCATCATCGCCGTGCTCACCCCGCTCGGTGCCACCATCAACGGCGCCCACGCGTGGATCGTGATCGGCGGCGGATTCTCCCTCCAGCCCTCCGAGTTCGTGAAGATCACGATCATCCTGGTCATGGCGATGCTGCTGGCCACCCGGGTGGACGCCGGAGACCTCTCCCATCCGGACCACCGCACCGTCGTCAAGGCGCTGTGCCTGGCGGCCGCCCCGATGGGCATCGTCATGCTGATGCCCGACCTCGGCTCCGTCATGGTCATGGTCGTCATCGTGCTCGGCGTACTGCTGGGCTCGGGCGCCTCCAACCGCTGGGTGCTCGGCCTGATCGGCGCGGGCGCCGGCGGGGCCATCCTGATATGGCAGCTCGGCGTCCTGGACGAGTACCAGATCAACCGCTTCGCGGCCTTCGCCAACCCCTCCCTCGACCCGGCGGGCGTCGGCTACAACACCAACCAGGCGCGCATCGCGATCGGCTCCGGCGGACTGACCGGCTCCGGGCTCTTCAAGGGCTCCCAGACCACCGGCCAGTTCGTGCCCGAGCAGCAGACCGACTTCGTCTTCACGGTGGCGGGGGAGGAGCTCGGCTTCGTCGGCGCCGGGCTGATCCTCGTACTGCTGGGCATCGTGCTGTGGCGGGCCTGCATGATCGCCCGCGACACCACCGAGCTGTACGGGACGATCGTGTGCGCCGGGATCATCGCCTGGTTCGCGTTCCAGTCCTTCGAGAACATCGGGATGACCCTCGGCATCATGCCGGTCGCCGGGCTCCCGCTGCCCTTCGTGTCCTACGGAGGGTCCTCGATGTTCGCGGTGTGGGTGGCCATCGGACTGCTCCAGTCGATCAAGGTGCAGAAGCCGTTGTCGGCCTAA
- a CDS encoding CYTH and CHAD domain-containing protein yields MADTKRETERKFEFTQADKKRAKQARHEVPDLTGTAAIAAVSDQGTVDLDAVYYDTPDLRLAADGLTLRRRTGGKDEGWHLKLPVSPEVRDEVTAPLGDTLPRALAALIRSRVRDAGLEPQVRLVSSRRVSHLLDAEGALLAELSIDAVRAERGEAAVSWTEVEVELADGAEPALLDAVEKTFRKAGLRVSDAPSKLARALAETGATPAARSSDAAGAEAADDGTAGAYVLSYLWEQRDALIAQDPAVRRSLPDSVHQMRVATRRLRSAFKTYRKVLDRAVTDPIGEELRWLAAELGVDRDQEVLLERIQTRIGELPRTLILGPVRGRLRVWNNSRRSDSRRRALAALDSKRYLTLLDTLDALLETPPLLKNAADPAPAVLPKAVRRDYERLAGRVEGALALTPGEERDLALHEARKAAKRARYAAEAATPALGKPAKRMAKAMKSVQTLLGDHQDSVVAREALRGLGIQAAGAGESAFTWGVLYAREEVQAELRERELPEVWADASDPALRAALA; encoded by the coding sequence ATGGCGGACACGAAACGCGAGACAGAGCGGAAATTCGAGTTCACACAGGCTGACAAGAAGCGGGCGAAGCAGGCCCGCCACGAGGTGCCGGACCTGACGGGCACGGCCGCGATCGCGGCCGTCTCCGACCAGGGGACCGTCGACCTCGACGCCGTCTACTACGACACCCCCGACCTCCGGCTCGCCGCCGACGGCCTCACCCTGCGGCGCAGAACCGGAGGCAAGGACGAGGGCTGGCACCTGAAACTGCCGGTCTCCCCCGAGGTCCGGGACGAGGTCACGGCACCCCTCGGCGACACCCTGCCGCGCGCCCTCGCCGCCCTGATCCGCTCCCGCGTCCGCGACGCCGGGCTGGAACCGCAGGTCAGGCTGGTCTCCTCGCGCCGCGTCAGCCATCTGCTCGACGCCGAGGGCGCCCTGCTCGCCGAACTCAGCATCGACGCCGTACGGGCCGAGCGCGGCGAGGCCGCCGTGTCCTGGACCGAGGTCGAGGTCGAGCTCGCCGACGGAGCCGAACCCGCACTGCTCGACGCCGTCGAGAAGACCTTCCGCAAGGCCGGGCTGCGCGTCAGCGACGCACCCTCGAAGCTCGCCCGGGCCCTCGCCGAGACCGGGGCCACGCCCGCGGCCCGCTCCTCGGACGCGGCCGGGGCCGAAGCCGCCGACGACGGCACGGCGGGCGCGTACGTCCTCTCGTACCTGTGGGAACAGCGCGACGCCCTGATCGCCCAGGACCCGGCCGTACGACGGAGCCTGCCGGACTCCGTCCACCAGATGCGGGTCGCCACCCGCCGGCTGCGCAGCGCCTTCAAGACCTACCGCAAGGTGCTCGACCGCGCGGTCACCGACCCGATCGGCGAGGAACTGCGCTGGCTGGCCGCCGAACTCGGCGTCGACCGGGACCAGGAGGTCCTGCTGGAACGGATCCAGACCCGGATCGGCGAACTGCCCCGCACCCTGATCCTCGGACCGGTCCGCGGCCGCCTGCGGGTGTGGAACAACAGCCGCCGCTCCGATTCGCGGCGCCGGGCGCTGGCCGCGCTCGACAGCAAGCGCTACCTCACCCTCTTGGACACCCTCGACGCCCTCCTGGAGACGCCGCCGCTGCTCAAGAACGCGGCCGACCCCGCACCGGCGGTCCTGCCCAAGGCCGTACGCCGGGACTACGAACGCCTCGCGGGCCGGGTCGAGGGCGCGCTGGCCCTGACCCCCGGCGAGGAACGGGACCTGGCCCTGCACGAGGCCCGCAAGGCCGCCAAACGCGCCCGGTACGCGGCGGAAGCGGCCACGCCCGCCCTCGGGAAACCGGCGAAACGCATGGCCAAGGCCATGAAGTCGGTCCAGACCCTGCTCGGCGACCACCAGGACAGCGTGGTGGCCCGCGAGGCCCTGCGCGGCCTCGGGATCCAGGCGGCGGGCGCGGGTGAGTCCGCCTTCACCTGGGGCGTCCTCTACGCCCGCGAGGAGGTACAGGCCGAGCTGCGCGAACGGGAGCTCCCGGAGGTCTGGGCGGACGCCTCGGATCCGGCGCTGCGGGCGGCCCTGGCGTGA